A DNA window from Centroberyx gerrardi isolate f3 chromosome 3, fCenGer3.hap1.cur.20231027, whole genome shotgun sequence contains the following coding sequences:
- the LOC139909257 gene encoding beta-1,3-galactosyltransferase 1-like has product METRRRHVRHIFIFILVAATFYLVYYTFDWNWVRQTTPGLSRAEPEEQNWPTGPKPSPGSAWEDPGPYHVAYPRNYKFIMDDTEVCKAKTPFLVLMVPVAPGDVAARGAIRKTWGKEGLVQGELVQTLFLLGLPGGADAEQQQGKLKQENLQHHDLIQSDFQDSYRNLTIKTMVMLEWLSAHCIKASYVMKIDSDMFLNVPNLVKLLLDPSTPKQNYMTGLVWWHSPVLRDPSNKFYMPREVIAEPEYPPYPLGMGYVMSLDLPGKILGVSPQIRPIYIEDAYLGMCLKRLGISPTDPPEKSMFVVNPWLALSRCSLSKVIAVTTTSVPQMMSYWEKTREPGEPC; this is encoded by the coding sequence ATGGAGACCCGGAGGAGACATGTCAGACACATCTTTATTTTCATCCTGGTAGCAGCGACCTTCTACTTAGTCTACTACACTTTTGACTGGAACTGGGTCAGGCAGACCACTCCAGGCCTCAGCAGGGCGGAGCCTGAAGAGCAGAACTGGCCCACCGGACCCAAACCGTCACCAGGATCAGCATGGGAGGATCCTGGGCCGTACCACGTGGCCTACCCACGCAACTACAAGTTCATCATGGACGACACAGAGGTGTGTAAGGCCAAGACCCCTTTCCTGGTTCTGATGGTCCCGGTGGCGCCCGGTGACGTGGCCGCTCGGGGCGCCATCCGCAAGACATGGGGCAAAGAGGGCCTGGTTCAGGGTGAGCTGGTCCAGACACTCTTCCTGCTGGGCCTCCCTGGAGGAGCCGatgctgagcagcagcaggggaaGCTCAAACAGGAGAACCTGCAGCACCACGACCTGATCCAGAGTGACTTCCAAGACAGCTACCGCAACCTGACCATCAAGACTATGGTGATGCTGGAGTGGCTGAGCGCACACTGCATTAAGGCGTCTTACGTCATGAAGATTGACTCGGATATGTTCCTCAATGTCCCGAATTTGGTTAAACTGCTGCTGGATCCCAGCACGCCAAAACAGAACTACATGACGGGCTTGGTGTGGTGGCACAGCCCGGTTCTAAGAGACCCCAGCAATAAATTCTACATGCCAAGAGAGGTGATCGCTGAGCCTGAGTACCCACCATATCCTCTGGGCATGGGCTATGTCATGTCCCTGGACCTCCCCGGGAAGATCCTGGGGGTCTCCCCGCAGATCAGGCCCATCTACATCGAAGACGCCTACCTCGGGATGTGCCTGAAACGCCTGGGCATCTCCCCCACTGACCCCCCCGAAAAGTCAATGTTTGTTGTCAACCCGTGGTTGGCCCTCAGCCGCTGCAGCCTTTCAAAAGTGATCGCCGTGACAACGACAAGCGTCCCGCAGATGATGAGTTACTGGGAGAAGACCAGGGAGCCTGGAGAGCCATGCTGA